From the Phyllobacterium sp. T1293 genome, the window CAATCCGCCAAGCACCCGGTTTCCGATACGCGCCACGGTATAACGCGCGTGGATGACTATGCGTGGATGCGTGCTGAGAACTGGCAGGAGGTTTTCAAGGACCCATCGACGCTCGATCCTGCGATCCGCAGTCATCTGGAAGCGGAGAACGCCTATCAATCGGCATTGATGGCCGATACCAAAGCATTGCAGAGCAAACTTTTTGAAGAGATGAAAGGCCGCATCAAGGAGGATGACTCCTCGGTCCCGTCAAAGGACGGACCTTATGCCTATGGCACTTCCTACAAAACGGGCGGGCAGCATCCACGTTTTTTCCGCACACCACGCGATGGTGGTGAGCAGACCATGCTGCTGGACGGCGATCTGGAAGGCGATGACAAGGCCTATTTCAGTCTCGGCTCCGCCGACCATTCCCCTGACCATTCAAAAATGATCTGGGGTTTTGACGATAAGGGTTCTGAATTCTACACGCTCAAAGTGCGCGATCTGACAACGCTGGCCGATGCGGATGATCTTGTCAGCGACACATCTGGCGGCGGTGTATGGAACGCCCACTCCAACGGCTTTTACTACACAAGAGTGGATGCCAATCATCGCCCTTCACGTCTTTTCTATCATGAACTTGGCCAGCCCGAGAGCACCGACCGCCTGATCCACGAAGAGAAAGACCCCGGTTTCTTCATGGGCGTCGGCTGCAGTTCGCTTGATGATTTTATCTTCATCGATTGCCATGATCATGAAACTTCCGAGGTCTGGCTGCTTGATGCCAGAAATGCCGCTTCGGAACCAAAGCTTGTTGCTGCACGTCAGACCGGCGTGGAATACAGCCTGACCGAAGGCGGCGATGTTTTCTACATCCTGACCAATGCCGATGGTGCCAAGGATTTCAAAATCATGAGCACGCCGGTCACAGCGCCTGAGCCGGAAAACTGGACCGAAGTGGTTGCCCACAAAGCGGGCCGCCTGCTGCTCGGTCATGGTGCTTACAAGGATCATCTGGTTTGGCTGGAGCGTGAGAACAGCCTGCCCCGTATCATGATCCGCAATCGACATTCGGGTGAAGAACATGCCATTGCCTTTGACGAAGAGGCTTTCTCGCTCGGCCTGCAGGGCAGTCCTGAATATGACAGCGAAGTCATCCGCTTTTCCTATTCATCGATGACCACGCCTTCGCAGCTTTATGATTACAATATGCGCACGCGTGAGCGGACCCTGCTGAAAACACAGGAAGTGCCCTCCGGCCACAACCCGGATGATTACATCACCCGGCGTTTGCTGGCTCCGGCCTCCGACGGCGAAACCGTGCCGGTTTCCATCGTCTATCACCGTGATACGAAACTGGATGGCTCTGCGCCCTGCCTGCTCTATGGCTATGGTTCTTATGGTGCCACAAGGGCGCCCAGTTTCAGCACCAGTCTTCTTTCCCTTGTTGATCGCGGCTTCATTTATGCCATCGCCCACATTCGCGGCGGCAAGGATAAGGGCTATGCCTGGTATGACAATGGCAAACGCCTGCACAAGAAGAACACGTTTACGGATTTCATCGCCTCGGCCCGCCATCTGGTTGCTGAAGGCTTCACAAGTCATGAGCGGATCATCGCACAGGGTGGCTCTGCCGGTGGCATGTTGATGGGTGCTGTCGCCAATATGGCACCGGAGGCCTTTGGCGGCATTATTGCCGAAGTACCGTTCGTGGATGTGATCAACACGATGCTTGATGATACTTTGCCGCTTACCCCGCCGGAATGGACCGAATGGGGCAATCCGATCACCTCGCCAACAGATTACGCCTACATGGCTTCCTACTCGCCCTATGACAATGTCCATGCGCAGGCCTATCCGCCTGTTCTCGCGGTGGCCGGGCTGACTGATCCGCGCGTGACATATTGGGAACCGGCAAAATGGGTGGCGAAACTACGGGAGCTGAAGACCGACGACAATCCCGTGCTCTTCCGCATCAACATGGATGCAGGCCATGCCGGTGCGTCTGGCCGGTTCTCGCGGCTGGAAGAGGTCGCCTATGTCTACGCCTATGCCCTCAAGCTGGTTGGCAAGGCAGCGGTTTAGTCATCCACGGCTGTAATCAAACCATCCGCGAAAACCCGCGGATGGTGGTAGCGCAGATGTGTAAGATATTGCGCCGGGTCGCAGTTACAGAGATCGCTGTTTCCGCTATAAAGGCATGAGGCGCTCGTGGGGAAGCAACATTGGACTGGTTCACTGCAGGAGGTTGTCATGATAAAACGAAGCGCACTTACCCTGATGCTCGGTCTTGCTTTTGCTGCCCAGCCGGTAATCTCCCTTATGGACATGACTGAAGTACAGGCCGCAGTTCGCAAGAATGTCAGCGAATATGCGGGCCAACGCTGTGATACGCCGCCGCGCGGTTCGGGCGTTGTCGTCGGGCGCTATTCAGGCACGACGGACAATCCGATCATCTCCATGGGCGGCGACAATGTGCCCGTATCAGACTATCGCTGCTTCCGTACGATGGAAGAATGCCGTGGCTGGCTTTATACGATGCGCAGCAAGTATACGGACGGAAACTCAGTGCTGATCGGCTGCGAAAGGCGCTAGAACAGGCGGGGCGGTTCACGCCTCACCGCTCATCAGCTTTCTGAACAATTCCAAGCCATCCTCTGACGAACCTGCGGCGAGGACATGCATCGCATCATCGGCGGCTGTTTTTGCGCGTGCGAACATGACGTTCTCATAGGCCTGAACCGCTACGCTCCGGTCGCCGCCTTGTGTCAAGGCATCGGCCAGATCAGCGGCATCCCGCAGTGCGAGGTTAGCGCCTTCCCCGGCTGGCGGCATGAGATGCGCTGCATCCCCGATGAGCGTGATGCCGGCATGGTGTACCCAGCGGTGCCCGGCAGGCAGCGTGTAAACCGGCCATGGCCGCACA encodes:
- a CDS encoding S9 family peptidase, translating into MTNTSRFITLPAPQSAKHPVSDTRHGITRVDDYAWMRAENWQEVFKDPSTLDPAIRSHLEAENAYQSALMADTKALQSKLFEEMKGRIKEDDSSVPSKDGPYAYGTSYKTGGQHPRFFRTPRDGGEQTMLLDGDLEGDDKAYFSLGSADHSPDHSKMIWGFDDKGSEFYTLKVRDLTTLADADDLVSDTSGGGVWNAHSNGFYYTRVDANHRPSRLFYHELGQPESTDRLIHEEKDPGFFMGVGCSSLDDFIFIDCHDHETSEVWLLDARNAASEPKLVAARQTGVEYSLTEGGDVFYILTNADGAKDFKIMSTPVTAPEPENWTEVVAHKAGRLLLGHGAYKDHLVWLERENSLPRIMIRNRHSGEEHAIAFDEEAFSLGLQGSPEYDSEVIRFSYSSMTTPSQLYDYNMRTRERTLLKTQEVPSGHNPDDYITRRLLAPASDGETVPVSIVYHRDTKLDGSAPCLLYGYGSYGATRAPSFSTSLLSLVDRGFIYAIAHIRGGKDKGYAWYDNGKRLHKKNTFTDFIASARHLVAEGFTSHERIIAQGGSAGGMLMGAVANMAPEAFGGIIAEVPFVDVINTMLDDTLPLTPPEWTEWGNPITSPTDYAYMASYSPYDNVHAQAYPPVLAVAGLTDPRVTYWEPAKWVAKLRELKTDDNPVLFRINMDAGHAGASGRFSRLEEVAYVYAYALKLVGKAAV
- a CDS encoding metallophosphoesterase; its protein translation is MKRSALTLMLGLAFAAQPVISLMDMTEVQAAVRKNVSEYAGQRCDTPPRGSGVVVGRYSGTTDNPIISMGGDNVPVSDYRCFRTMEECRGWLYTMRSKYTDGNSVLIGCERR